A genomic segment from Nicotiana tabacum cultivar K326 chromosome 9, ASM71507v2, whole genome shotgun sequence encodes:
- the LOC107785699 gene encoding E3 ubiquitin-protein ligase BIG BROTHER — translation MNWNQQMEIHYTNAAMPYNSIGSFMDFFGGATYDHVNYIFADPPYGQESLYPSISTNPYKFGYSEAGSFSYYEYGHEYVVNDHVSGIEEHDRHLENPSTATGDQNVAANVHREEISGSNLRTNSVECPRGQINTRDSEVVWQDNIDPDNMTYEELLELGEAVGAQSRGLSQDQISFLPITKFKCGVFSRKKSRKERCVICQMEYKRNDRQITLPCKHLYHAGCGSRWLSINKACPICYSEVAIDTSKR, via the exons ATGAACTGGAATCAGCAAATGGAAATTCATTACACGAACGCTGCTATGCCTTATAATTCAATTGGAAGCTTTATGGATTTCTTTGGAGGTGCTACATATGACCatgtaaattatatatttgccGATCCTCCATATGGTCAG GAGAGTTTATACCCATCCATCAGTACCAATCCCTACAAATTTGGGTACTCCGAAGCAGGTAGTTTCTCATATTACGAATATGGTCATGAATATGTGGTTAATGATCATGTATCTGGAATCGAGGAGCATGATAGACATTTAGAGAACCCTTCAACCGCCACCGGTGACCAGAATGTAGCTGCAAATGTGCATAGAGAAGAAATTTCAGGCTCCAATTTACGCACTAATTCTGTGGAAT GTCCTAGGGGTCAAATTAATACTCGTGACAGTGAG GTTGTTTGGCAAGATAATATCGACCCTGACAACATGACCTATGAG GAATTACTCGAATTGGGGGAGGCTGTTGGAGCTCAAAGCAGAGGTCTTTCCCAAGATCAGATCTCCTTTCTTCCAATCACAAAGTTTAAGTGTGGCGTATTCTCAAGAAAGAAATCAAGAAAGGAAAG GTGTGTCATCTGCCAGATGGAGTACAAACGAAATGACCGACAGATCACTCTTCCCTGCAAACATCTCTATCATGCTGGTTGTGGCAGCAGATGGCTAAGTATCAACAAA GCTTGCCCAATTTGCTACTCGGAAGTGGCGATTGATACATCGAAGCGGTGA